In one window of Amblyomma americanum isolate KBUSLIRL-KWMA chromosome 9, ASM5285725v1, whole genome shotgun sequence DNA:
- the LOC144104530 gene encoding chymotrypsin-2-like — MVKLVMLFPGSSQPRGCGGSIITRRHVLTAAHCIILDGVRASKMDVYYGHNAFEQGTKVEVEKILPHQAYNRHPIRNDIGILLVKESFQYSATVRPLCLSTSNLNILNRNVVAAGWGRTEQGQPGASYLQYTTLRIIPDNFCQMVHGWNYIRQTMLCAHNRDTTICHGDSGGPLFIEVQKNRFVQLGIASYVAGSTTHCDPYANVFTRVDAFMPWIKNNIGRHETYEDLTPYEHTTNQETSLMPYAFSSDDTAYE; from the exons ATG GTCAAGCTTGTAATGCTCTTTCCCGGTTCTTCTCAGCCTCGAGGCTGCGGAGGAAGCATCATAACAAGGCGTCACGTGCTCACTGCTGCGCACTGCATAATACT AGATGGCGTAAGAGCATCGAAGATGGACGTCTATTACGGTCACAACGCTTTCGAGCAAGGCACTAAGGTCGAAGTCGAGAAAATCCTGCCGCACCAAGCCTACAACCGCCACCCTATTCGCAATGACATCGGCATCCTCCTG GTAAAGGAATCATTCCAGTACTCGGCAACTGTGAGACCCCTGTGTCTGTCAACGTCAAACTTGAATATTCTGAACAGAAATGTCGTTGCAGCCGGGTGGGGTCGCACCGAACAAG GTCAGCCTGGCGCGAGCTACCTTCAATACACGACCCTCAGGATTATACCTGACAACTTTTGTCAGATGGTGCATGGATGGAACTACATAAGGCAGACAATGTTATGTGCTCATAACCGCGACACGACTATCTGCCAC GGTGACTCTGGAGGACCACTATTTATTGAAGTCCAGAAGAACCGGTTTGTTCAGCTTGGCATTGCCTCATACGTCGCGGGTAGTACGACGCATTGCGACCCGTACGCGAATGTCTTTACGCGAGTAGATGCCTTCATGCCCTGGATAAAGAACAACATCGGAAGGCACGAGACGTACGAAGACCTCACGCCGTACGAGCACACGACGAACCAAGAAACTTCATTAATGCCGTACGCATTTTCCTCCGATGATACGGCGTACGAATAA